From a single Rhodococcus qingshengii JCM 15477 genomic region:
- the rpmF gene encoding 50S ribosomal protein L32: MAVPKRKMSRSNTRSRRAQWKATAPDLVEVTAFGQTHRVPRRLVKAVRLGVIDPSRI; encoded by the coding sequence ATGGCCGTTCCCAAGCGGAAGATGTCCCGTTCCAACACGCGCAGCCGTCGTGCCCAGTGGAAGGCGACGGCGCCCGATCTGGTCGAGGTCACAGCCTTCGGCCAGACCCACCGAGTCCCTCGGCGACTGGTCAAAGCAGTTCGACTCGGGGTGATCGACCCGAGCCGCATCTGA
- a CDS encoding MogA/MoaB family molybdenum cofactor biosynthesis protein, translated as MELEATSAGRALVVIVDDRTAHGDNTDSIGPLVTELLNEAGFLVDATVAVAADEVEIRNALNTAVIGGVDLVISVGGTGVSPRDVTPDVTAEVLDREIPGIAEALRASGLSAGSLEAGLSRGLVGVSGSTVVANLASTRPAIRDGMATLTALASHVIAELSSLEG; from the coding sequence ATGGAACTCGAAGCCACATCGGCCGGCCGCGCTCTGGTCGTCATCGTCGACGATCGCACAGCCCACGGCGACAACACCGACTCCATCGGTCCACTGGTCACGGAACTGCTGAACGAAGCGGGTTTTCTCGTCGATGCGACAGTCGCCGTCGCCGCCGACGAAGTGGAGATCCGCAACGCTCTCAACACCGCAGTCATCGGTGGCGTCGACCTCGTCATCTCGGTCGGCGGTACCGGGGTATCCCCGCGTGACGTCACTCCTGACGTGACCGCTGAGGTTCTCGATCGCGAGATCCCGGGAATTGCCGAAGCACTTCGTGCTTCCGGTCTTTCGGCCGGATCGCTCGAAGCAGGCTTGTCCCGCGGCCTCGTCGGAGTTTCGGGAAGCACCGTGGTCGCCAATCTGGCGTCGACCAGGCCGGCAATTCGCGACGGCATGGCAACCCTGACGGCTTTGGCGAGTCACGTGATCGCCGAGCTCTCCAGCCTCGAGGGCTGA
- a CDS encoding HAMP domain-containing sensor histidine kinase encodes MRPPMPLTRSVSLRWRVTLLAASVVAIAVAVMAIAAYAVVSRALYADVDHQLRTRAAVLIDSNVVRFDPRYISGATLYTTDISVALIFSDLSTYQPPGSDVPIGEAEDAVARGESDSSLRTVDGQRVLAQRTHDGSTLVIGQRLAPTVAVLDRLAWVLFVVGGCGVILAAVAGTTVGRTGLRPIARLTAATERVARTDDLTQIPVTGSDELARLTESFNTMLRALAESRERQSRLVADAGHELRTPLTSLRTNMELLIASSRPGAPQIPDEDMAELRADVVAQIEELSTLVGDLVDLAREDAPETVYERVDVSDVVERALERARRRRNEIEFEAVTTPWYVYGDQAGLSRAVLNVLDNAAKWSPKGEQVRVEMRPVGQGLLELTVSDAGPGIPEEDRELVFDRFYRSTAARSMPGSGLGLAIVRQVVVKHGGTIAIDESDRGGALVRIVLPGEPGPSAE; translated from the coding sequence ATGCGCCCGCCGATGCCGCTGACCCGTTCGGTGTCATTGCGTTGGCGTGTGACGCTGCTCGCCGCGTCGGTGGTGGCCATTGCCGTCGCAGTCATGGCGATCGCTGCCTACGCGGTGGTTTCGCGTGCGCTCTACGCGGACGTCGATCACCAGTTGCGTACCAGGGCAGCGGTGCTGATCGACAGCAATGTCGTGCGATTCGATCCTCGCTACATCTCCGGTGCGACGCTGTACACCACTGACATCAGTGTGGCCCTGATCTTCTCGGACCTGAGCACGTACCAGCCGCCCGGTTCCGACGTGCCGATCGGTGAAGCCGAAGACGCCGTAGCGCGTGGCGAATCGGATTCCTCGCTGCGAACCGTCGACGGTCAGCGAGTGCTGGCTCAACGAACCCATGACGGAAGCACTTTGGTGATCGGTCAGCGGCTCGCGCCGACCGTTGCAGTACTGGACCGACTGGCCTGGGTGCTCTTCGTGGTCGGCGGGTGTGGCGTCATACTTGCGGCAGTGGCGGGTACTACCGTGGGCCGCACCGGTTTACGACCCATTGCCAGGCTGACTGCTGCCACCGAACGAGTCGCTCGGACCGACGATCTGACGCAGATCCCCGTAACCGGCAGCGACGAATTGGCGCGCCTGACAGAGAGTTTCAACACGATGCTGCGGGCGCTCGCCGAGTCCCGCGAGCGTCAGTCGCGCCTCGTCGCGGACGCCGGACACGAGTTGCGGACGCCGTTGACTTCGTTGCGCACCAACATGGAATTGCTGATCGCGTCCAGTCGCCCCGGTGCGCCGCAGATTCCCGACGAGGACATGGCAGAACTGCGTGCCGACGTCGTCGCGCAGATCGAGGAACTCTCGACTCTGGTCGGCGACCTCGTCGACCTGGCCCGTGAAGACGCACCCGAAACCGTGTACGAGCGCGTCGACGTCAGCGACGTCGTCGAGCGTGCGCTCGAACGAGCGCGGCGCAGGCGCAACGAAATCGAGTTCGAGGCGGTCACCACTCCGTGGTACGTCTACGGAGATCAAGCGGGCCTGTCGCGTGCCGTGCTGAACGTCCTCGACAACGCTGCGAAGTGGAGTCCGAAGGGCGAACAGGTACGCGTCGAAATGCGACCGGTGGGTCAAGGATTGTTGGAATTGACCGTAAGTGATGCGGGACCTGGCATTCCGGAGGAGGATCGGGAGTTGGTGTTCGATCGTTTCTACCGGTCGACTGCGGCACGTTCGATGCCGGGATCGGGTCTGGGACTTGCGATTGTGCGTCAGGTCGTCGTCAAGCACGGCGGCACCATCGCGATCGACGAATCCGATCGTGGGGGAGCGCTTGTTCGTATCGTGCTTCCCGGTGAACCGGGGCCGAGTGCCGAGTAG
- a CDS encoding S1C family serine protease: protein MTEDRNVGPTRPEQPNSEPTTQAQPTAPQAQPTAPQAQPPVPPQQPQGQAPQQPYQPTESFARPAEAFGQAQQQPTQAFGHPHGAHEAAYQQSAPYGAPNPGGPGGPNGPGGGHNQIPAPLQGPNSGSTTTKPKSGRMALVAGALALVLVSGGVGGVVGAVVADRNGGTATVTNSLNAPKPTATNTSNAPAGSVQAVASKVVPSVVQIEVATAQGQGGEGSGVILSSDGLILTNNHVAGAQGAQLRVAFSDGTKASATLVGADPVSDIAVIKVDGRNDLTPIDLGNSGDVQVGQQVVAVGSPLGLAGTVTEGIISALDRPVSTSGESGNQNTVIDALQTDAAINPGNSGGALVNMDGQLIGINTAIASLGASSGTQGGSIGLGFAIPIDQARRVADELIKTGKATQAMIGVTVPSQDNADGATVMDVTADGPAAKAGIPKGAVITKVDDRVVADGDSLIAAVRSHAPGDKVSITYSDGGQTKTVDVTLGTAAAQGGR, encoded by the coding sequence ATGACCGAGGACCGTAACGTCGGGCCGACCCGGCCCGAGCAGCCCAACAGCGAACCCACCACCCAGGCGCAGCCGACAGCACCTCAAGCACAGCCGACGGCACCTCAGGCACAGCCCCCCGTGCCGCCGCAGCAGCCTCAGGGGCAGGCGCCTCAGCAGCCGTACCAGCCGACCGAGTCGTTCGCCCGACCCGCCGAAGCCTTCGGGCAGGCACAGCAGCAGCCCACGCAGGCTTTCGGCCACCCGCACGGTGCCCATGAGGCCGCGTACCAGCAGAGCGCCCCGTACGGCGCACCCAACCCTGGTGGCCCCGGCGGCCCGAACGGCCCGGGCGGCGGCCACAATCAGATCCCCGCACCGCTGCAGGGGCCGAACTCCGGTTCGACCACCACCAAGCCGAAGTCGGGACGCATGGCGCTGGTTGCCGGCGCTCTCGCCCTGGTCCTGGTCAGTGGTGGTGTCGGTGGCGTGGTCGGCGCCGTCGTCGCGGACCGCAACGGTGGAACCGCGACGGTCACCAACTCTCTGAACGCTCCGAAGCCCACTGCGACCAACACGTCCAACGCTCCCGCCGGCTCGGTTCAGGCCGTTGCCTCGAAGGTCGTGCCCAGCGTCGTGCAGATCGAGGTAGCCACCGCGCAGGGACAGGGCGGTGAGGGCTCCGGTGTCATCCTGTCCTCCGACGGTCTGATCCTGACCAACAACCACGTTGCCGGCGCACAGGGAGCGCAACTTCGCGTTGCGTTCTCCGACGGAACCAAGGCCTCGGCCACTCTGGTCGGTGCCGACCCCGTCTCCGACATCGCCGTCATCAAGGTCGACGGTCGCAACGACCTCACGCCCATCGATCTCGGCAACTCCGGCGACGTCCAGGTCGGACAGCAGGTGGTTGCCGTCGGGTCCCCACTCGGCCTGGCCGGCACGGTCACCGAAGGCATCATCTCCGCACTCGATCGCCCGGTCTCCACGAGCGGCGAGTCCGGCAACCAGAACACCGTCATCGACGCTCTGCAGACCGACGCAGCGATCAACCCCGGCAACTCCGGTGGCGCCCTCGTCAACATGGACGGCCAGCTGATCGGCATCAACACGGCGATCGCCTCGCTCGGAGCGTCGTCGGGTACCCAAGGCGGTTCGATCGGACTTGGTTTCGCCATCCCGATCGATCAGGCACGCCGCGTCGCCGACGAACTGATCAAGACCGGCAAGGCGACTCAGGCCATGATCGGCGTGACCGTGCCGTCGCAGGACAACGCCGACGGCGCAACCGTCATGGATGTCACTGCTGACGGGCCGGCCGCCAAGGCCGGTATCCCGAAGGGTGCAGTCATCACCAAGGTCGACGATCGTGTTGTCGCAGATGGTGATTCGCTGATCGCGGCAGTGCGTTCACATGCTCCCGGCGACAAGGTCTCGATCACGTACAGCGACGGCGGGCAGACCAAGACCGTCGACGTCACGTTGGGAACCGCGGCAGCGCAGGGCGGTCGATGA
- a CDS encoding 5-formyltetrahydrofolate cyclo-ligase encodes MTPQTKAQWRQITLAARDAVSEHTRNTETAALITHIRSVIVDGSVVCAYVPTRTEPGSTDLLDAVAEIAQRVLLPITGEPGPLSWVEYSGADGLRPAKYGIREPVGPVLPPETLSDVECMLVPALAVDLRGTRLGRGAGFYDRTLGSVGPQTRLVAIVRDSELVEALPADDHDIPMGWALTPSGGLTPLQGD; translated from the coding sequence GTGACACCTCAGACAAAAGCACAATGGCGACAAATCACACTCGCAGCACGTGATGCAGTCTCCGAGCACACTCGAAACACGGAAACTGCGGCGTTGATCACGCACATACGTTCAGTGATTGTCGACGGCTCGGTCGTCTGTGCGTACGTCCCCACCCGCACCGAACCAGGATCCACCGATTTGCTCGACGCCGTTGCCGAGATCGCTCAGCGTGTACTACTTCCGATCACCGGGGAGCCGGGACCGTTGTCCTGGGTCGAGTACAGCGGCGCGGACGGTTTGCGCCCCGCGAAGTACGGCATTCGAGAGCCTGTCGGACCCGTCCTACCACCGGAAACCCTGTCCGACGTGGAATGCATGCTTGTCCCTGCTCTCGCGGTGGATCTTCGCGGAACACGCCTCGGCCGTGGCGCAGGCTTCTACGACCGGACGCTCGGGTCGGTCGGACCACAGACTCGGCTCGTGGCAATTGTCAGAGACTCCGAACTCGTCGAGGCCTTGCCTGCCGACGACCACGACATTCCCATGGGCTGGGCATTGACGCCAAGCGGCGGTCTCACGCCGCTCCAAGGCGATTGA
- the mscL gene encoding large conductance mechanosensitive channel protein MscL, which translates to MLKGFKDFLLRGNVLDLAVAVVIGAAFTAIVTAFTSNIINPLVASIGGANEYGWGIQLTGDSAETFLNFGAVVTAIINFIIIAAVVYFVLIVPANAAKKKFVSEPEDKEASETDLLIQIRDILSANAGGADTGAHAKTLE; encoded by the coding sequence ATGCTCAAGGGATTCAAGGACTTCCTGCTTCGCGGAAACGTGCTCGACCTGGCCGTCGCAGTGGTCATCGGCGCGGCCTTCACCGCCATCGTGACTGCCTTCACCAGCAATATCATCAACCCACTTGTCGCTTCGATTGGCGGAGCCAACGAATACGGGTGGGGCATTCAGCTGACGGGTGACTCCGCTGAGACGTTCCTGAACTTCGGTGCGGTCGTCACCGCGATCATCAACTTCATCATCATCGCAGCGGTCGTCTACTTCGTGCTGATCGTCCCTGCGAATGCGGCGAAGAAGAAGTTCGTCTCCGAGCCCGAGGACAAGGAAGCCAGCGAAACCGATCTGCTCATCCAGATCCGCGACATCCTCTCGGCCAATGCCGGTGGCGCCGACACGGGAGCGCACGCCAAGACTCTCGAATAG
- a CDS encoding trimeric intracellular cation channel family protein has protein sequence MLLRILELVGIVAFAASGALVGVTKRLDIFGVCSVGVFTGIGGGIVRDVLLGVHPPSSLSSWPYFGTAAATSLAVFYLHEPLNRLRREILALDALGMGLFASTGAVIALDNNASSLAATLIGATAAIGGGVIRDVLVNEVPLLLHKDLYAVPALLGAALVVTVSQAGLSTNAALVCGTAFAAVFRLLALWRHWSLPGPRRTRD, from the coding sequence GTGCTGCTGAGGATCCTCGAACTGGTGGGCATCGTGGCGTTCGCGGCCTCGGGTGCCCTGGTGGGCGTCACCAAGCGACTCGACATCTTCGGGGTGTGCTCGGTGGGTGTGTTCACCGGCATCGGCGGCGGTATCGTCCGCGACGTTCTCCTCGGCGTCCATCCGCCCAGCTCTCTGAGCAGTTGGCCGTACTTCGGAACGGCCGCCGCCACCTCACTCGCCGTGTTCTACCTCCACGAGCCGCTCAATCGACTGCGTCGTGAAATCCTGGCGCTCGACGCACTGGGGATGGGCTTGTTCGCGAGCACCGGCGCCGTCATCGCGCTGGACAACAACGCCAGTTCGCTGGCGGCGACCTTGATCGGTGCGACCGCGGCGATCGGCGGCGGCGTGATCCGCGACGTTCTCGTCAACGAGGTGCCACTGCTCCTGCACAAGGACCTGTACGCGGTTCCCGCACTGCTCGGCGCTGCGTTGGTGGTCACAGTCTCGCAAGCCGGACTGTCCACCAACGCCGCGCTGGTGTGCGGCACAGCGTTCGCCGCGGTGTTCAGACTGCTTGCGTTATGGCGTCATTGGAGCCTGCCCGGGCCGAGGCGAACCCGGGACTGA
- the glp gene encoding molybdotransferase-like divisome protein Glp: protein MRSVEEQQTRVTAAAVAPRPVRVAISEAQGLLCAEEVVTERPLPGFDQAAIDGYAVRSVDVAGAGADLRGEDGEPTDLSLPVVGEVTAGSRQPIRLQPRQAVRVDTGAPLPTLADAVLPLENTDGGRARVRIFEPVRSGDYVRRAGDDVQPGDVAVRAGTIIGAAQVGLLAAVGRDKVLVHPRPRLSVISVGGELVDVDRTPGPGQVYDVNSYALAAAARDAGADVNRVGIAGNDSRRLREVVEGQLIRSEIVVIAGAVGGGASDEVREALADLGTLEVERVAMHPGSVQGFGKLGRDEVPTFLLPSNPVSALVVFEVMVRPLIRIALGRRQPMRRVVKARTVGTITSIADRKGFLRGQLMRDEATGEYLVQALGGAPGASSHLLATLAEANCLVLVDRDVTEVHIGEEVDVAFLAQRG from the coding sequence ATGCGGTCGGTTGAGGAGCAGCAGACCAGGGTTACCGCTGCTGCAGTGGCACCCCGTCCGGTTCGGGTCGCCATCTCGGAGGCGCAGGGACTGCTGTGTGCCGAGGAAGTGGTGACCGAACGCCCATTGCCGGGATTCGATCAAGCTGCCATCGACGGTTACGCGGTTCGCAGTGTCGATGTCGCCGGAGCTGGAGCCGACCTCCGAGGCGAGGACGGCGAGCCTACGGACCTCAGCTTGCCGGTGGTCGGCGAGGTGACGGCGGGCTCACGCCAACCGATCCGCTTGCAACCGCGTCAGGCCGTTCGAGTCGACACGGGCGCGCCGCTGCCCACGCTGGCCGACGCCGTGCTCCCGCTCGAAAACACCGACGGTGGTCGCGCTCGCGTTCGGATCTTCGAGCCGGTGCGTTCGGGCGATTACGTTCGCCGTGCAGGCGACGACGTCCAGCCGGGCGACGTGGCCGTTCGGGCAGGCACCATCATCGGAGCCGCACAGGTCGGGTTGCTTGCCGCGGTCGGCCGCGACAAAGTACTCGTCCATCCGCGTCCGCGCCTCTCCGTCATCAGCGTCGGCGGAGAACTCGTCGACGTGGATCGCACGCCGGGACCTGGTCAGGTTTACGACGTCAATTCGTATGCCCTCGCCGCCGCAGCGCGCGATGCCGGCGCCGACGTCAACCGTGTGGGAATCGCAGGCAACGACTCGCGTCGTCTTCGCGAAGTAGTCGAGGGACAGCTGATTCGCTCGGAAATCGTTGTCATCGCCGGTGCCGTGGGCGGCGGAGCGTCCGACGAGGTTCGTGAGGCGCTTGCCGACCTGGGGACACTCGAGGTGGAGCGCGTTGCCATGCATCCGGGATCGGTGCAAGGCTTCGGAAAGCTGGGAAGGGACGAGGTTCCGACCTTTCTCCTACCGTCCAACCCGGTCAGCGCACTGGTGGTATTCGAAGTCATGGTTCGCCCGCTGATCAGAATCGCGCTCGGACGCCGCCAGCCGATGCGGCGAGTAGTGAAGGCGCGGACAGTGGGAACGATCACGTCGATTGCCGATCGCAAGGGTTTTCTGCGTGGTCAGCTGATGCGTGACGAAGCGACAGGGGAGTACCTGGTGCAGGCCCTCGGGGGTGCGCCCGGTGCGTCCTCACATCTCCTCGCGACCTTGGCGGAAGCCAATTGCTTGGTTCTGGTCGATCGAGACGTCACCGAAGTGCACATCGGTGAAGAAGTCGACGTAGCTTTTCTCGCCCAACGTGGGTAA
- a CDS encoding type B 50S ribosomal protein L31, whose amino-acid sequence MKKQMHPDYHPVVFQDASTGKSFLTRSTVTSERTVEWEDGGTYPLLVVDVTSDSHPFWTGAQRVMDTAGRVEKFERRYGKRKAL is encoded by the coding sequence ATGAAGAAGCAGATGCACCCCGACTACCACCCGGTGGTCTTCCAGGACGCCAGCACCGGCAAGAGCTTCCTGACCCGATCGACCGTGACGAGTGAGCGCACCGTCGAATGGGAAGATGGTGGCACGTACCCGCTGCTGGTCGTCGACGTCACGAGCGACTCTCACCCGTTCTGGACCGGAGCGCAACGTGTGATGGACACCGCCGGACGCGTCGAGAAGTTCGAGCGGCGCTACGGAAAGCGCAAGGCACTCTGA
- a CDS encoding SAF domain-containing protein — protein MPSARSRSPRRSDPLRAQLDLSPSTFDRVVELTRGTRFRTATVRKIAAVVLATLGVVLFFRGDPATDTVAVVVSSRDLTPGQVIADSDVEMREIDSKQLPEGVVSDTDLVVGRTVAGPIRSGETVTDVRVLSPRLAGLSVGTDDARIVPVRLADAAVADMLRSGDVVDVLTVGPDTSRPDTPHPDTPNESVADKAPQILAAGAVVALVTTSESTRTQQEQVILLALPTPAANVVAAASLSNAITVTFR, from the coding sequence ATGCCGTCAGCACGTTCTCGCTCGCCGAGGCGCTCCGATCCACTGCGCGCCCAACTCGATCTCAGCCCGAGCACCTTCGATCGCGTCGTCGAACTGACACGCGGCACACGATTCCGCACGGCGACAGTCCGTAAGATCGCAGCCGTTGTCCTGGCCACACTCGGCGTTGTTCTCTTCTTTCGAGGCGATCCCGCGACCGACACCGTCGCCGTAGTTGTCTCGAGCCGCGATCTCACTCCGGGGCAGGTGATTGCGGATTCGGATGTCGAGATGCGAGAGATCGACTCGAAACAACTTCCCGAAGGAGTTGTCTCCGATACCGACCTGGTAGTCGGGAGAACCGTTGCCGGCCCGATTCGCTCCGGAGAAACCGTCACCGACGTGCGCGTTCTCAGCCCACGGCTGGCCGGGTTGTCGGTAGGAACCGACGACGCCCGCATCGTCCCCGTCCGATTGGCCGATGCGGCCGTCGCGGACATGTTGCGCAGCGGGGACGTCGTCGACGTCCTGACCGTCGGCCCTGACACATCCCGCCCAGACACACCCCACCCCGACACACCCAACGAATCAGTTGCAGACAAGGCCCCACAAATTCTTGCGGCAGGAGCGGTAGTCGCGTTGGTCACCACGTCGGAAAGTACACGTACCCAGCAGGAACAGGTGATTTTGCTGGCCCTGCCGACACCAGCAGCCAACGTCGTAGCCGCGGCATCTCTGTCCAATGCGATCACCGTGACATTCCGCTGA
- a CDS encoding FmdB family zinc ribbon protein, with amino-acid sequence MPTYSYACTECDNRFDIVQSFSEDSLTVCPACSGKLRKLFNSVGIVFKGSGFYRTDSRGGSGTASEPAKSDSAPATKSESKSDSSSTSSSSTSTPAPAKAAAS; translated from the coding sequence GTGCCCACCTACTCATACGCATGTACGGAATGTGACAACCGTTTCGACATCGTCCAGTCCTTCAGCGAAGATTCGCTGACGGTCTGCCCAGCTTGCTCAGGCAAGCTCCGCAAGCTGTTCAACTCTGTTGGCATCGTGTTCAAGGGCAGCGGCTTCTACCGCACCGACAGCCGCGGCGGCTCCGGGACTGCGAGCGAGCCCGCCAAGAGTGATTCGGCACCCGCTACGAAGTCCGAGTCCAAGTCGGACTCCTCTTCGACATCGAGTTCGTCGACCAGCACGCCGGCGCCCGCAAAGGCTGCCGCGAGCTGA
- a CDS encoding UTP--glucose-1-phosphate uridylyltransferase codes for MTDVVASSTRAFRTAVVPAAGLGTRFLPATKTVPKELLPVVDTPGIELVAGEAADSGAERLVIVTSPGKDGVVAHFVEDLVLESKLEASGKLAALAKVRKAPGLLEVDSVIQEQPLGLGHAVGCVESVLDDDEDAIAVLLPDDLVLPRGVLEIMARVRAKRGGSVLCAIDVPKDAVSAYGVFDVEIVPDAVNPDVLKVVGMVEKPAVEDAPSTFAAAGRYLLDRAIFDALRRIEPGAGGELQLTDAIALLISEGHPVHVVVHRGTRHDLGNPGGYLRASVDLALDSDDYGPSLRKWLADRLDR; via the coding sequence ATGACAGACGTTGTCGCTAGCAGCACGAGGGCCTTCCGTACGGCCGTGGTTCCCGCAGCCGGACTTGGTACGCGTTTCCTGCCTGCCACCAAGACGGTTCCGAAAGAATTGCTGCCGGTCGTGGACACACCGGGTATCGAACTGGTGGCAGGTGAAGCTGCGGACTCGGGAGCCGAGCGGCTCGTCATCGTGACGTCCCCGGGCAAAGACGGCGTGGTTGCCCACTTCGTCGAGGATCTCGTGCTCGAAAGCAAGCTGGAAGCAAGCGGAAAACTCGCTGCCCTGGCGAAGGTGCGCAAAGCGCCGGGTTTGCTCGAAGTCGACTCCGTGATTCAGGAGCAGCCCCTCGGCCTCGGGCATGCAGTCGGTTGCGTCGAGTCGGTTCTCGACGACGACGAAGATGCCATCGCGGTCCTTCTGCCCGATGATCTCGTACTACCGCGTGGCGTCCTGGAGATCATGGCGCGAGTTCGGGCCAAGCGCGGCGGATCCGTTCTCTGTGCAATCGACGTCCCGAAAGACGCAGTCAGCGCTTACGGCGTCTTCGACGTCGAGATCGTTCCCGACGCGGTCAATCCCGACGTCCTCAAGGTCGTCGGCATGGTCGAGAAGCCGGCTGTGGAAGACGCGCCGTCGACCTTTGCCGCTGCAGGTCGCTATCTGCTCGATCGTGCGATCTTCGACGCACTTCGTCGCATCGAGCCGGGAGCCGGCGGTGAGTTGCAACTCACCGACGCCATCGCTCTCCTGATTTCCGAGGGCCATCCGGTTCACGTGGTGGTGCACCGCGGAACGCGTCATGACCTGGGCAACCCCGGCGGGTACCTCCGCGCTTCGGTGGACCTGGCGCTCGACAGTGACGATTACGGCCCGTCCTTGCGTAAGTGGCTCGCGGATCGGCTCGACCGCTGA
- a CDS encoding response regulator transcription factor, whose protein sequence is MRILVVDDDRAVRESLRRSLSFNGYTVELAVDGLDALEKILANRPDAVVLDVMMPRLDGLEVCRRLRSAGDDLPILVLTARDSVSERVAGLDAGADDYLPKPFALEELLARLRALLRRTAPDLDADSEMMAFEDLTLDPVTREVKRGERSISLTRTEFSLLEMLMANPRRVLTRGRILEEVWGYDFPTSGNALEVYVGYLRRKTEADGEPRLIHTVRGVGYVLRETPP, encoded by the coding sequence ATGCGTATTTTGGTGGTCGACGACGACCGGGCGGTTCGCGAGTCGCTTCGGCGGTCGCTCAGCTTCAACGGCTACACGGTCGAGCTCGCGGTCGACGGGCTCGACGCACTCGAGAAGATCCTCGCCAACCGGCCCGACGCCGTCGTGCTCGACGTCATGATGCCGCGACTCGACGGACTCGAAGTGTGCCGTCGTCTTCGCAGTGCCGGCGACGACCTGCCCATCCTCGTGCTCACCGCCCGCGATTCGGTCAGCGAGCGAGTGGCCGGTCTCGATGCCGGAGCGGACGACTACCTGCCCAAGCCCTTCGCTTTGGAAGAGTTGCTTGCCAGGTTGCGTGCACTACTTCGCCGCACCGCGCCCGATCTGGACGCCGATTCCGAAATGATGGCGTTCGAGGACCTCACCCTCGACCCGGTCACCCGTGAGGTCAAGCGCGGCGAACGATCGATCAGCCTGACGCGCACCGAGTTCTCCCTCCTCGAAATGCTCATGGCCAACCCACGCCGCGTGCTGACCCGTGGACGCATTCTCGAAGAAGTGTGGGGATACGACTTCCCGACGTCCGGCAATGCCCTCGAGGTGTATGTCGGCTACCTGCGTCGCAAGACGGAAGCCGACGGCGAACCGAGGTTGATCCACACCGTCCGCGGAGTCGGATACGTCCTGCGGGAGACGCCTCCGTGA